The following proteins are encoded in a genomic region of Microtus ochrogaster isolate Prairie Vole_2 chromosome 5, MicOch1.0, whole genome shotgun sequence:
- the LOC101996474 gene encoding FXYD domain-containing ion transport regulator 6 isoform X1, with protein sequence METVLILCSLLAPAVLASAAEKEKEKDPFYYDYQTLRIGGLVFAVVLFSVGILLILSRRCKCSFNQKPRAPGDEEAQVENLITTNAAEPQKSEN encoded by the exons ATGGAGACGGTGCTGATCCTCTGCAGCCTGCTGGCCCCGGCAGTCCTGGCTAGTG CagctgagaaggagaaagaaaaggatccATTCTATTATG ACTACCAGACCCTGAGGATTGGGGGATTGGTGTTCGCTGTGGTCCTCTTCTCGGTTGGCATACTCCTCATCCTAA GTCGCAGGTGCAAGTGCAGTTTCAATCAGAAGCCCAG GGCTCCAGGGGATGAAGAGGCGCAGGTGGAGAATCTCATCACCACAAATG ctGCGGAGCCCCAGAAGTCTGAGAACTGA
- the LOC101996474 gene encoding FXYD domain-containing ion transport regulator 6 isoform X2: protein METVLILCSLLAPAVLASAEKEKEKDPFYYDYQTLRIGGLVFAVVLFSVGILLILSRRCKCSFNQKPRAPGDEEAQVENLITTNAAEPQKSEN from the exons ATGGAGACGGTGCTGATCCTCTGCAGCCTGCTGGCCCCGGCAGTCCTGGCTAGTG ctgagaaggagaaagaaaaggatccATTCTATTATG ACTACCAGACCCTGAGGATTGGGGGATTGGTGTTCGCTGTGGTCCTCTTCTCGGTTGGCATACTCCTCATCCTAA GTCGCAGGTGCAAGTGCAGTTTCAATCAGAAGCCCAG GGCTCCAGGGGATGAAGAGGCGCAGGTGGAGAATCTCATCACCACAAATG ctGCGGAGCCCCAGAAGTCTGAGAACTGA